A genomic stretch from Natronomonas gomsonensis includes:
- a CDS encoding PKD domain-containing protein, giving the protein MLDKLNWKTAAGGAALLFLVSAVFISANSLNNTDDFIPYPDKASSQNNDINMSQGEKQGFLSFLDFSIPYLSSVSGPESVEPGEQIEFRSDVDAKESFDMDGTVNIVEIYRCQDSSCENGEFVEAAKEFNSWDFTLQQGSGFTWTTTYSVPSETGWYAATSYISDGSGGVLTDTPQYKFTVGDVDTGDGDSGGDDGSDEEDGSDESSGGSDEEETNQPPEIESIDAPLVVNASEPFTVSVEASDPDSTDLTYSWSNGKEGKSIILNYGETGVKELDVEVSDGENTVTSTVRVKVEDETAVTDPEPANPLTSFWNWFTGLFS; this is encoded by the coding sequence ATGCTCGATAAACTGAACTGGAAAACGGCAGCAGGCGGTGCAGCACTTCTGTTCTTGGTGTCGGCAGTTTTCATCTCCGCAAATTCTCTAAATAATACTGACGATTTCATCCCCTACCCCGACAAAGCTTCCAGTCAAAACAATGATATCAACATGAGCCAAGGCGAAAAACAGGGCTTTCTCTCGTTTCTGGATTTCTCTATCCCTTACCTATCCAGTGTTTCAGGGCCTGAAAGTGTAGAACCGGGGGAGCAGATTGAGTTTAGATCTGATGTAGATGCCAAGGAGTCGTTCGATATGGATGGGACTGTGAACATCGTTGAGATCTACCGTTGTCAGGACTCAAGCTGTGAGAACGGAGAGTTTGTTGAGGCAGCTAAAGAGTTCAATTCTTGGGATTTCACGCTTCAACAGGGATCTGGTTTTACGTGGACAACAACTTATAGTGTTCCGTCGGAGACAGGTTGGTACGCTGCTACAAGCTACATAAGCGATGGTAGCGGTGGTGTATTGACTGATACGCCTCAATACAAGTTTACGGTTGGAGACGTTGATACTGGAGATGGTGACTCAGGTGGAGACGACGGCAGTGACGAAGAAGACGGAAGCGACGAAAGCAGTGGTGGATCGGACGAGGAGGAGACGAATCAGCCTCCGGAGATTGAGTCGATAGACGCTCCTCTCGTAGTCAACGCTTCTGAGCCGTTCACAGTCAGTGTCGAGGCTTCAGATCCGGACAGTACAGATCTAACCTACAGCTGGAGTAACGGAAAAGAAGGGAAGAGCATCATCCTGAACTACGGTGAGACCGGTGTAAAGGAATTAGACGTGGAGGTCTCTGACGGAGAGAATACCGTGACTTCAACCGTCCGTGTCAAAGTAGAAGACGAAACCGCTGTGACTGACCCTGAGCCAGCTAACCCATTGACCAGTTTCTGGAACTGGTTCACAGGCCTGTTCTCCTAA
- a CDS encoding DUF2283 domain-containing protein → MRLVHDPENGTAALDFVEDAEIAETVDTDTGVNLDFDEDGNLVSVEIWATDRIPEQFFQAEEVSVEGLESAAYLALLHGVPEAVSLESKQLDLINYESTRVREVELARKDKIHLWLADLKKEMDFDSWEEAEGARKLVEQAGFELGTHGRQLLQDELEEDGGEDTE, encoded by the coding sequence GTGAGGCTGGTACATGATCCAGAGAACGGAACTGCCGCTCTTGACTTCGTAGAGGATGCTGAAATTGCGGAGACCGTGGATACGGATACAGGAGTCAACTTGGATTTCGACGAGGACGGAAACTTGGTGTCCGTCGAGATCTGGGCCACAGACAGAATACCGGAACAGTTCTTCCAAGCCGAGGAAGTCAGTGTTGAAGGCCTTGAATCGGCAGCGTATCTTGCCCTACTTCACGGCGTGCCTGAAGCTGTCTCTCTCGAATCGAAACAACTTGATTTAATCAACTACGAGTCTACCCGGGTCAGGGAAGTGGAGCTTGCCCGGAAGGACAAGATCCATCTCTGGCTTGCCGACCTGAAGAAAGAGATGGACTTCGATTCTTGGGAGGAGGCTGAGGGTGCTCGGAAGTTAGTGGAGCAGGCTGGCTTTGAACTTGGTACGCACGGCAGGCAACTGCTTCAGGATGAGCTCGAAGAAGACGGAGGTGAGGACACGGAGTGA
- a CDS encoding helicase HerA domain-containing protein — translation MELERIGKTEISPPTVFLWDTDSSSLVEATVLGEDTYLVRATKAYRLLKQDPEGRESWSRNINKLNEYLESTFSNFRLSVDYVDRVSGETLRVKDEAREVAGQAKELLTKVERLNKEIDDLQESLEISLESMETQVKRKLEGKKQERQRVLDELDHVTQDLERRKDILQEWEENGVLSAILFQFSTEAEVASGDAVNSVIEDHLEQAFNYHRRKVLQTLRGENFRFVVEELEEPSVLMRGEYGMLLNPAVIEDLEKRYENTGVDDDLVEARQQAVKQFEEYAVEDLELEESVVERSNATPAKAVDSILKRLETERVGEVQDVPQDGPMIGTVTGTDVVVGLDPGEYEHFYIVGETGSGKSHLKRTFIENTASLDYHVLSINPSDLQNVGLNLSNEENGNGRSIGFDQYWKSSDQLLDVPDDLTKLFTGRNAVSLRGLTDSEKQDFINDLFGKLADVDSTNKPLFVFLDEAHNFNSGKAANAIQDIVRESRKFGVHLVLISQSPKDYAYNQKHVRENTYNVFMAGEYFEYASRFLDDEEVIRSLDTGEAVFPESRELPRMDVEIRDVLTRFWEGTPSDEEIQEVDDMYSGQLPGFGSDVVGADRGTGEQDPSVSSATNDNTSHNLSEEEEQLAQHIRSYTEREDKRPSTSKCWREGPFGSSKTNDLLDQLEEKGVVESDTEERYGNEATVYSLIL, via the coding sequence ATGGAGCTGGAACGAATAGGTAAGACCGAAATCTCGCCGCCCACAGTCTTTCTCTGGGACACCGACTCGTCCAGCTTAGTCGAAGCAACTGTTCTCGGTGAAGATACGTACTTGGTCCGTGCGACGAAGGCCTACCGGTTATTGAAGCAGGATCCGGAAGGCCGGGAATCCTGGAGCAGGAACATCAACAAGCTGAACGAGTACTTGGAGTCCACGTTCTCCAATTTCCGTCTCTCAGTGGACTATGTAGACCGTGTTTCCGGTGAAACACTTCGAGTTAAGGATGAGGCACGGGAGGTTGCCGGTCAGGCGAAAGAGTTGTTGACCAAGGTTGAACGCCTCAACAAGGAAATCGATGATCTGCAGGAGTCTCTCGAGATCTCTCTGGAGTCGATGGAGACACAGGTGAAGAGGAAGTTAGAGGGGAAGAAACAGGAACGGCAACGGGTTCTCGACGAGCTTGATCACGTCACGCAGGACTTGGAGAGACGGAAAGATATACTTCAAGAGTGGGAGGAGAACGGTGTTCTATCTGCTATCCTGTTCCAGTTTTCTACAGAGGCTGAAGTCGCATCTGGTGATGCAGTTAACTCGGTTATAGAGGATCATTTGGAGCAGGCTTTCAACTATCATCGGCGAAAGGTATTGCAGACGCTCCGTGGTGAGAACTTCCGGTTTGTGGTCGAGGAGTTAGAGGAGCCATCTGTGTTGATGCGAGGGGAATACGGGATGCTGCTGAACCCTGCTGTTATCGAAGACCTCGAAAAAAGGTACGAAAACACCGGTGTCGATGACGACCTGGTAGAAGCACGTCAGCAGGCTGTGAAGCAGTTTGAGGAGTACGCGGTAGAAGACCTGGAACTCGAGGAGTCTGTTGTTGAAAGGTCGAACGCGACCCCAGCGAAAGCTGTAGACTCTATCCTGAAAAGGTTGGAGACCGAGCGTGTCGGAGAGGTTCAGGACGTTCCTCAAGATGGGCCGATGATCGGAACTGTCACCGGTACAGACGTAGTCGTCGGACTTGACCCTGGAGAGTACGAGCACTTCTACATAGTGGGGGAGACCGGTTCAGGAAAATCACATCTCAAACGCACATTCATTGAGAACACAGCCTCCTTGGACTACCATGTCCTGTCTATCAATCCTTCCGACCTGCAGAACGTAGGCCTGAACCTTTCCAACGAGGAAAACGGCAATGGTAGGAGTATAGGATTCGACCAGTACTGGAAAAGCAGTGACCAGCTTCTTGACGTTCCTGACGACCTCACCAAGTTGTTTACGGGGCGGAACGCTGTCTCTCTCAGAGGCCTCACTGATTCTGAGAAGCAGGACTTCATCAACGATCTCTTCGGAAAACTGGCTGATGTTGATTCGACCAACAAGCCGTTGTTCGTCTTCTTGGATGAGGCCCATAACTTCAACTCTGGCAAGGCTGCGAACGCTATCCAAGATATCGTCAGGGAGAGCAGGAAGTTCGGTGTCCATCTTGTCTTGATCAGCCAGTCACCGAAGGACTACGCCTACAATCAGAAGCATGTCCGGGAGAACACGTACAACGTGTTCATGGCTGGCGAGTATTTCGAGTACGCCTCCCGTTTTCTCGACGATGAGGAAGTTATCCGCTCCTTGGATACAGGTGAGGCTGTGTTCCCGGAGAGCCGTGAGCTTCCTCGTATGGATGTTGAGATCCGGGATGTTTTGACCCGGTTCTGGGAGGGTACGCCGAGTGATGAGGAAATTCAGGAGGTTGATGACATGTATTCAGGTCAACTTCCGGGCTTTGGCTCGGATGTTGTGGGAGCTGATCGTGGGACAGGAGAACAGGACCCCTCTGTTTCCAGTGCAACTAACGACAACACATCCCATAATTTATCGGAGGAGGAAGAGCAACTGGCTCAGCACATCCGCAGCTATACAGAAAGGGAGGATAAGAGGCCCTCTACCTCGAAATGTTGGCGCGAGGGTCCGTTTGGTTCAAGCAAGACCAACGATCTCCTTGACCAGTTGGAGGAGAAGGGAGTGGTTGAGTCAGATACTGAGGAACGGTACGGTAACGAGGCAACGGTCTATAGCCTTATTTTATAA
- a CDS encoding DUF932 domain-containing protein codes for MNTVSSIRSRGDPSIVVGERLQYDDVDELREIGEQFPETRDGKVLALLEDENGDEWQQAGYKRSLWFNDGDEDTLTGIVSSNDNRFVLHDFGDITEYTADAVEALKEGHDFNFQGEIKTSPTLHRYTNEGTFEGLEINPGESDDPINIGLKITSGNDGRKATEAQYFEEREVCSNGLTLPVDVMSVRQTHHDELDPTMFHQAARSVAENAEMVEDRYTQMKEIELDSEWMAFEFLEHELDLPFYIEGDHADIAQTYDEVVEDPSNPTVYETLQVATNQLTHNARDDLPQHVINTAQEKAADLVDFHGELPDYEEMARATIEDRAYELTNYDDAEEYWEGEEEQLGELMETYGIEA; via the coding sequence ATAAATACTGTTTCCTCAATCCGTTCCCGTGGTGATCCAAGTATCGTAGTAGGAGAAAGACTTCAGTACGACGACGTCGACGAACTCCGCGAAATCGGAGAACAGTTCCCAGAAACGAGGGATGGGAAGGTCCTTGCACTCCTCGAAGATGAAAACGGTGATGAGTGGCAGCAGGCAGGGTACAAAAGATCGCTGTGGTTCAACGACGGCGACGAAGACACACTAACGGGAATCGTCTCCTCTAACGATAACAGGTTCGTTCTCCACGACTTCGGAGACATCACCGAGTACACAGCTGACGCTGTAGAAGCCCTAAAAGAGGGACATGATTTCAACTTCCAAGGCGAGATCAAGACCAGCCCGACATTACACCGTTATACTAACGAAGGAACGTTCGAAGGTCTCGAAATCAACCCTGGGGAATCAGATGACCCGATCAATATCGGTTTGAAAATTACGTCAGGGAACGACGGGAGGAAAGCTACTGAGGCCCAGTATTTCGAGGAAAGAGAAGTATGCAGTAACGGGTTGACGCTGCCGGTTGACGTGATGAGCGTCCGGCAGACCCATCACGATGAATTGGATCCTACGATGTTCCATCAGGCTGCTCGATCTGTTGCTGAAAACGCCGAAATGGTCGAGGACAGGTACACACAAATGAAGGAGATCGAACTTGACAGTGAGTGGATGGCCTTCGAGTTCCTTGAACACGAGCTGGATCTACCGTTCTATATCGAAGGCGACCACGCCGACATCGCCCAGACCTATGACGAGGTTGTCGAGGATCCGAGCAACCCGACCGTCTATGAAACTCTCCAGGTTGCCACAAACCAGTTGACCCACAACGCTCGTGATGATCTTCCGCAGCACGTAATCAACACTGCCCAAGAGAAAGCTGCTGACCTTGTTGATTTCCACGGGGAGCTTCCGGATTATGAGGAGATGGCCCGTGCCACGATAGAGGACAGGGCCTACGAACTGACGAACTACGATGACGCCGAAGAGTACTGGGAAGGCGAGGAAGAACAGCTGGGTGAACTGATGGAAACCTACGGAATCGAGGCTTGA